From the Anopheles merus strain MAF chromosome 2L, AmerM5.1, whole genome shotgun sequence genome, the window tttccaaagattccacaattaCCCtatattgaatatctatattgtgtacggcttttaaaatataattattacattatcgaacattatttcaaataaaatgcacgatatcataaattccaactcttcaaattcggttataaacttagtattcatagatattcgacatacgactttttcgacttacgccttgctttgggacattttttcggtcccaaatacagtcgtatctcgggggacacctgtataaCTCGACCcaggaaacaaaaatttcatgaaatgaataaaaaatgaaccaaaatgaactataGTGACTttgaaatgaacaaaaatgaatttcaacGGTCCCCCagctaaaaatgaaccaaaaaccTGTTCATTGGTGAATCATTGGACAGAATGAACTATCGATCGTCATCGATCGGTCATTGGAAACCGCCTCAGTATCGCGGCCACGGTCCATGCAGGGCTTGAATCTAACACGGGAATATTGTCCATACAAGTTGACGATAGCACCACGAGACTGGTTCATCCGTACCATTTCAATTCTAATCAGACAGGTTAGAGTTAGAACTTGGAACGGATAGCATTCTGCATCATTCCGTTTGCTTTGTTGCAGCAGATCATAATACTCCACACTAAGCTGTTTATGTCAAATGATGATCATGAAAATCATGATCTTTTTGCCCAAAACTCGTCACATTCCTTCAGCTAGAGATCGCTTTAGACTAAAATTTGGCGTCGATGTTCGGCTTTGCTTTATTCGTAATTGAAGAAATCATGTTTTCAGATAGAGAAAAAATCCAAACAAGTGATTTGATTCCTTATCGGAGGCCTTGATGGTTGGTACACTTGTAATTTATTGTATCTACTTTGATTCTCTCATGTGTTGTGCATTCGGATGTGTTACCGTTTTGATCTAGTATCTGCCTTTCAAGTCCATTGGTAATAAATCAAGCTATTTCTTTATGCTTCATGTTATTTAAGTATTTTACTCTAAGAAGCATTCCAGTACGCAAATCCATTGATACAATTGATACATTGAAAAATAGTTTTGTACTCTCATTTCCTagtttaaagttttttgttaattttattatttcataaaaaatgagaatttttctttctttcgtcaGTTTTAACGTTcgaatttaatgttttattacattctcttagattttttttaattaccacTAACTGTTGTCAATTTATTGCACTGTCTATATTAAATACGAGCTGTACTTTTCTGTCAATTAGATAAATTAAGCTGAAGATAACCGAGTAATGAAAATATCGTGATAAAAATCTCACAACCATTTGTGTGTCTCACAACCAACAAAATCATTCATTTTAAGATCTTAAAATATGTAGCTTGCAAATGAATAAAATCTCGGAAATTCGGATGGTCTCATTTGAATTTTAACATAAACatgtatttttatattaaactgCTGGCACCACGATCTATCTCAACTTTTATCATGGAAAAAGTGTAGAAACCCCATAAACTTATGTCCCAATTTGTGTTAGTTTGAATTTTGTCTTGGTATAAACAATTAACACACCACTGTAACACATTACTCCTTACGCTCAAGGACGCAGCAGCCCACACACCCCACCGGCACTGACCTGTACCAGCGGCCATGTCACGCGTGGAACAATTGAATACTACCGAAACAAGTGAACGAGGGGTTGCTGGCACTTCCATtcatttccatccaccctGGGCCAAGGAAAAAAGGGCAAGGAAAAAGGTAGGAAAACACGCACTACACTCCTAACGAGCACGAGTTTCCCTACACAGACGCAGAAAAGTGCGGCAgcgacgagagagagagagagtgagggagCGACAGAACGCTACTGGGCATGAGTGTGTGCAAAAACGAGACACCCAACCGGGCGAGGGAAAGGCAGCAAAATCccgagggggaaaaaacaaacgccaCTGATAGGACGCACACTTCGAACGCGGGTGCTCACCGGGCCTGCCTGTCTAGAAAAGGGCTCGGAAAAGGGATCGGAAAGTGTGCGCACACCGAACGGAGCGGGAAAGGGAAAACGGTTGCAAAGCGTGAGCGAGAAAGGGAGAACGAAAGCGAgtccttttatttttgtttgctgccgGTGCCGGTTGGTGGTGTTATAAAACTTTTCAACCCTGCCAGCCGGGTGCGTATTTGGTGTTCGTTACCGGTAGCGTACGGAACGGTGCGcggagcgcgtgtgtgtttttcgatTTTCCACTCGAAGCTTACAGTTTGAAGAGTTTTCCCCGGGGCGCACCAACTATGCGCCAGTCGGTGAGGATAGTGTAAATGACGAATGAAGAATACTAAGCAAGCGTGTGCgcttattttgtgtgtgtgaaatagTGTTAGTAAATAGAGCAAGCAACACTAATTGTAGTGCCTAACAGTGACATTATGGCTGGATGATCGTAGCCGTACAAAGTGTGTTCTCAGTGTCAGAGATCCTGGTCGTGCTGTGTCGTGTCCCTGCCCCCCCGAAGAAGCTGTGCCCCACCGTACAGTATGTCCTCGTACTGTGGGTTTGACGATCGTTCGTTTGAAGACTTCGACGAGTACACGTCGGAGGACAGTGGGTTCGAGAAGAGCTACGAATCGTGCGCGGGAGACCTTTCGTTTGCCGGCTGTCTGCAGCCCGCACCGCGCAAGCTAAACTTCGAGCATGTTGCCATCCCACCGCAGGTCGTCCCGGCTCCACCGGTGGGAGTGCCGCTAGATATGCTGCACCCGGACCAGGACACGCTACCTCCCGCGAAAAAGCGTGGCCGACAGTCGCTCCGCGACAAGGCGACGATGGCAGCAGGCAACAAACAGGACGCTGCCGGATCGTTCTGTCCGTCGCTTGGCGTACAAACTTCCACCCCAGTGAAACCGGCCCCCGGTGCGGAGGGCGAGATGGAGCAAAAGCCCAAGCGCAAGTACGCCATGGGCAAGAGCCGCATCACGCGCAACCGCAGCCCCACGCAGGTGATGCGCATCAagcgggttcgtcgcctgaAGGCGAACGATCGCGAGCGGAACCGGATGCACACGCTGAACGAAGCGCTCGAGCGGTTGCGGCTAACGCTGCCCACCTTCCCGGAGGACACCAAGCTGACCAAGATCGAGACGCTGCGGTTTGCGTACAACTACATCTTCTCGCTGGTGCAGCTGCTCGATCTCGACGGCTCGATACAGCTCGACCTGGAGAAGCTGCAGAGTTTGACGCTGAGCGGGGAGCGCATCAATAAGGAGCTGTTTGACGCGATGTTCATTAACCCACCGCCGGCTGGGCAGCACCATCACTGGGGAGCGGCCTTTACGGCGGGAGATTTCTACAGCAGCATGCAGCAGTACGGTGCGGTCGTTGGAGGGACCGCCCCTGGGGAGCTGGGATTGCCGGCGGCAACGCCTCAGACGGGACAGTTTTCCAAGCAAAACTACAACCTATTCCGTGGTGCCTTCGATGCGGCCTGCACTGTACGGTCGCCAGCAGTGGGACAGCAGACGGGACCGTACCCAGCCGACCCGTATCCTCACCAGCAGCAAGCCCGAGTGCAGCCAGTTGCGTCGCAGCATCagctccatcatcatcacagcgGTATCCGGCAAGCGAGCTCGATAACCCCAACGCCTTCAAACGTACAGCCTGGGCAGGGTTACACGCGCGATGCTTACTACCCTGCGGCGAATGGAATGACCGAGTTTGGACCGGTAGCAGCCTGTCCAGACATGATCGgtcgacagcagcagcagcagcagcagcaacaccagcagcaacgtCACTCACCTCCCGGAAGCGTCCCCGGGCAGACGATGCactacagcagcagcttctACAACCAGACGCCACCGTGGCGCGAAGGCAACGGGGACACCCCGTACACTGCGCTCGATTCGGGCATCTTCGACGACTTTGGAGGGGCTGCCGTTGCGTAGGATCGTTTTTCGGAAGatcgtttgtttttagtttaaaaaggtttaaacacgacagacaaacacacacggtgaTACAAGCGAGCAAGtgttttaaaaagcaattctAGACGTACAATAACTCTGTAGGATAGGCTTCAAAtcacgttgtttttttttgtgcggggGTGGCGATAGAATTGCGATTGTTTTGCCGGCACTGTAGTCACAAAGCAATGGCGATTTTATCCCAAAACGTAGTTATCGGTCGTAGTTGTCAGGCATGTTTCGTTTGTTCAATCGTTTGCATCGATCTACAACCACGCTGGAACGAATTACGAGCAGCAGTACCTTTTCTGTTGgtgaatgtttattgttttgtttttcttcttaggTTAATTTCATCTTTGTTTTCTcttattattagtatttttACATGTTTTCTCTTATGTTTTTACCGTTTCTGATGTTTTCCAATTACTTTCATGTTTTTAGATACTTCTTCAAGAATCTTACGCAGACTTTGATGTTTATTTTCCTATGATTTTTCATAACTCACTCTTCACTTTCACTGCACCGCTTCTAATTCCTTCCAGAATGGTTGTCCCTTTCGTAGCAATAGACATTTTATAAAACTCTTATATTCTGTTGAGTAAACAACTTGGTTTTCCTCACTTAGCAGTCTCATTTTTTGAGCGAGTGAGGCAAACCGATCTGTTTGCTATCTTGTGAGGCATATTCCTATATTTTAACGCAACGATGGTCTGATTGAACTAGTCAAGTTAGTGAAAACAAGATAAAGTAGTCGTATCACAACAAGCCAACAGGGAGTCAACAGGCAGACGATTTTGGCATGACATTTACACCATTTTGCTGTAAATCTCCGCTCACAAATCGACGCCTACTGGACCGATTTGATGCATTAAAAGGCGTTCATTTTGCTGCTTCAAATCGATCCCTTCTGTTTTGATGGTCCTGTTTGCAACATTGCCTTCATGAAATACAAAGCCATaagtatatatatacatacattaGCATACACTGGACCAAAACTGGAGAGTTATAGCTAATAAGTGCTCTTCGATGAATCAGGTGCCCGTGGGAAACTTTTATCCATATACACGAGTAGGTAAGCAATACATTTTTAACGCGTTTTTAGTGAGTGCAGAGTAGAAGAAACGAagtgaaataaattgaataataaaaataaaacaccggTTAACGGCAACCATtaccaaaatgcaaaaaaaaaaacaatgcgtTTCGTATCAAGTGAAATCTCTCTCGCATGATGACCTTATTATGGGCTTATTATCCTAGCTgtatcttgtttttgctttcaattttaGGCGAATAATTTGTGAACCGTTCTAATCGGCTGATGCCAATCGCAATGTCACGCGATTCGTTTTGCGCattaacacacgcacacacacacacacactcttaacTCCACTGTTCCAGCGTGGCCAGGCGAGTCGCCACCCCTCCGTAAAACCCCGGCCACAAAAGCTGGGGTAGTGCCACAATGTCCAAACAATGACTTTGAATCGTCGATGAATGGGAAGGAAATCAAACATTCATTGCGCTTGTCACCCGCTAGAGGTGAGCGAACGGCTGAAGGTACATTGGGTTACGGGTGGCTGTAAGCAAGACAAAGCAGGCGGACACTCTCCCTCAGCTTGCTGGATGTGTGATCCCGGTGCCTGGTCCCTTTAAATCTGAAACCTGTCCAGCAGCAactgcagcagcggcagcagccaAACGGCTCGAACTCAAATTTCAACGAAGCAAAAACTCCCCAATTCATCACAATTACccgaagcaaacaaacagtaCAAAACGTCATCCGATCGGGTTTGCGCACACAGCTTCGAGGGGTCGATTTAAATCACAGGCGCACACCGAGCCTGCTGGTCCTGTCCCGAGACAGCACGAGTGACGGACAAGCGCCAGCAGACGCGCTTGGTCCTTGCGGGTCcttgtttcgttcgttttatCCCTTTTCGTCTCTGCATCCCTTACTTGTgtcttcctttctctctctctctctctatcaccTTTCTGCCCTGTCAAGCGGACGCGAATTATGCGAATAATCCGCCGTTCAACACCTCGGGGGGTTCTCGGGATCGGGACTAGAATGGCTCGAGCCAAGCCCGGCCCCTACCTAAACCCGACGGTGCTGCGCTTTCTCGAGGGTTTTTGCAATTGAATgtgcttctctgcactactactattatttttatagCCATTGTGTTCGTCCCCGTTGTTCAACCCCCGGGGTGGTGGATAAAGCATCCCTCGCGCTCGTTAGAcagcgtgcgcgcgcgagcgCACTGCGGACCAGCACATAAATCTCGCTCTCTCGTCCtttcgctctttttttttgagtcCTTTCTCTGGCGCCCGTCCCCGTGACAAACTGGCTAAACGTAGCTGATTGATGATACCCGTTCCGTTCCATCCCTTCTACACTGGGTAACAGTGCTGCTTGTTAGCTAACTTTGTTAGCCAAGGGAAAAAAACGGCCACTAAACATTGCTTTCAGTACAGTAACAGTACAACACATTAGACAAACTGTCCACTGCTGCAACGACGTTTCCGACGGCCGTCATGAATAACCCACCTGTGGTGTAGATCGTTAACGTTCCGACGCCCTTCCGACATGCTGACAAAATCAGGCAAATCCTAATTGCACTGCCTGCTTTGCTAGCATTCGCTTTCGGAAGTATTGATGATTTTTCGACAATGCTTGTGAGCGGATTCTTCATCAATCAACGAATCGGTTGTGATTGCCCTCACTCCAGTCCCGGACACGACCTACTCTAACGCTCCCATCATGTGGGACGACGCATTATTCATGCTTGAAGTACATTTTGCAATAcatgaataatttataaaGGGTAAAAAGTAAAAGTGGTTTGAAAAAACATCGAATTTTTCTGTGACAGGATGGATTGTTCCGTGTCATTCTCCTGACATGTAAGAGACAGTGCGCATCCATTGAAAGTTACAAGTCTTTAGACAACAAACTAGAAAACTGGAAGTGGATTATGTATCAAAAGTCTCGTTAAGGAACACAAAAGGTTATTTTTGTACAGGTACAGACTAACTCAATAAAtttgcaaaatgtttttcaGTCATGCTTGGGCTTGCAAAATGGCCTTCAAATCGCTTTAGCTGCTATTGGAAGTGTACAACTCTTGGCATGTCCATGCAGCTATTTTTATCATAGACACCCTTTCACGTACCTCATCTTTAAGGACACTGGTAAACCCATTATAAGATTCTGTACCTTCCAGCATACAATTTGATTCAAATGTGATTCAAGCCTGTTGGACTATGTTCCACCTTCTTCCGTTATACGGCAACGGGCCATTTTCAGTGAAAATAGGGCTtaactagcaaaaaaaaaagaaaaggaccAAATCCATTTACAAACAATGTGTTAAACTCAACCTTCCGTTGGTTATGGTTTTGCTTTCCATCCCTAGCCGGAAACACAATGCACTGTTTGAGAGTCGGAACGCATTACAATCGCCCCCGTATAATTTTGCCATAACCTATGGCAAACCACTGCAA encodes:
- the LOC121594470 gene encoding basic helix-loop-helix neural transcription factor TAP — translated: MSSYCGFDDRSFEDFDEYTSEDSGFEKSYESCAGDLSFAGCLQPAPRKLNFEHVAIPPQVVPAPPVGVPLDMLHPDQDTLPPAKKRGRQSLRDKATMAAGNKQDAAGSFCPSLGVQTSTPVKPAPGAEGEMEQKPKRKYAMGKSRITRNRSPTQVMRIKRVRRLKANDRERNRMHTLNEALERLRLTLPTFPEDTKLTKIETLRFAYNYIFSLVQLLDLDGSIQLDLEKLQSLTLSGERINKELFDAMFINPPPAGQHHHWGAAFTAGDFYSSMQQYGAVVGGTAPGELGLPAATPQTGQFSKQNYNLFRGAFDAACTVRSPAVGQQTGPYPADPYPHQQQARVQPVASQHQLHHHHSGIRQASSITPTPSNVQPGQGYTRDAYYPAANGMTEFGPVAACPDMIGRQQQQQQQQHQQQRHSPPGSVPGQTMHYSSSFYNQTPPWREGNGDTPYTALDSGIFDDFGGAAVA